The Phalacrocorax carbo chromosome 2, bPhaCar2.1, whole genome shotgun sequence region CTCAAATACAACGCCCGGACACTTCCACCCCAAGGATATTTCACTCGCACTGTGTTATCCGCCAGGAGAAGAGACGAGAGAGTTTCCCTGTGCTTTGCCAGTGCTGAGGACAGCCTCCCGTTCGGTACGTACCGCACGTTAGCGCTCCCACGACGAAGCCCTGGGCTGCCACGCGCATGTGAATCAAGTGAAGTGACATTTTCATGTCACCTCTGTGCTTCAGTCTGTACAGCCCGTAGCCAACCACCATGGCAAAGCCAGCCATCCCTACAAGGCAAGGAAGGCGCCCTTGTGAGCTGAGATCCAAGCCATGGAGACGTGTGAAGCAACCCACCTAAACAAGGTATCCTGGAAATAATCATGTTTTGATCTAATCGCTCTGTTTTTGTGTGGATGACAAGTCCTGGCCTGCCTACTGTTTTCACGTGAGTGCCATCTTATTTAATGCCCAAGTCAGTGCAGCGAAGAGTGAGACATTTCGACTAGTGTTAAAATGCCACAGCAGTAGCTCAAGGTGTTGGGATTTCTTGGATATTTTTCACAAAGCACACGTGCTGCTTGCTTCCTTCCTGGAAGGAAGCTCACACCCAGGAACACCGCTCAGCTGTGACACTCGGCGTATGGATGCACCCCGACGTACCCACTGGCCTGCTGAGGGTGCTGGTTTGGGTGTTGACAGGTTTTGCCTGCTTTCACTCAGGCAGGACAAATTGTACGTTACTTGTCCCGtgctgcagggagagagaggtTCAGCAAAGTCCCTGTCGCGAGGCTGGAGTTCACTTTTACTCCTTCAACAGACCAAACGCAACCCCGGCCGTGCCAGCTTCAACCTGTGGACACTGATGATCTCGCAGAATACAGAGCAGCAACGCACAAAATTTCCCAGTTCCATCCCTTTTTAGTCCATATTTAAGATCATTATTTACATAGTTCAAAGGAAGCTGCCACGTTTCAAGTGCTGTGTATATTTTAGTGCCGAGAGCCCAGACAGCTCGTCTCCCTGGACATGAGTATTCACAATTCCACTTGTGAAGCTATAAACCCTTACTTCACTGGTGCATGATCTACATGGGAGCCTCATTAAACACCAGTTTAGGGTTTTTACATTTTAGGGCCTTCAAACTAGCTCTGTCACGGACTGAAGATAAGTTCTGCCAATCTGCTCGGGAGAACCCAAACTCGCAGAGTCCGTAGTACACTCTAGCAAGCTGGAGAACAGTCCTGTGACCAGAGAAACCAGTGACGGGTATCTGTTGGCAAACGCTTGGAACACTTCACCCCAAGTGACCCGACTGCTCTCCATTTAAGGTGGCTGGAAATCAAAGCGTGTCCCATGTTAGAGGCAGTTCCTGATGACAGGAAAGCTCTCAGGATGAACACAACTGATCCTCTCTCCCCTCAGAGGCTTTTTCGGGGTCTCGGCAGAGAGGCTGAGAACTTTTAACGACTTCCTCAAGCTGGGGTACTGCAAAAACTACtaaggaaatgcattttaaataaagggATGGCACCAGAGAAGGGTGACATGTTTAGCAGGGGGACTGCCTTTTACAAACTtctggtttgtatttttattgGCTTGAAAGTCACTTCATAGCGATCACAGTTCCCAGTAACCATAACTGTGGAACGGCTGCAAAACCCACTCCTCAACACCTGTCAGGATCACCtaaacagtctttcagggtttattggggttttttttttttgcaattgtAGATTCTGGGTCTCTATTTAAGATAGCAAGCCTCACTGATTTCCCTGTTTCTTGCAGAACAAACACCAGTCCAGGCAGAAGGAGCACCACTGCCACCACACAGAAAGCCTACGTGAGGAAGTAGTTGCGAAGTTCATTTCCCGTTCGCAGGGAAATGGTGAGCAGTGACGGTGTTTCCCATTTTGATTGCccataaagagaaaaatccGTGTAACCACATTTCTTCATCTTTAAACTTACCGATGGGTACAAACGGCGTCTCTTTAAATTTCCTTAGCAGCTTTGATGTCTGGCTGGTGTCAGTCTCATACTCGGACAAAATGGATTCCTGACCGGATGACATGGTGGCTGCGAAGACAAAGAGTTTCCCTTCAGGTTTTAGAGACACCAAGTTAACGGAActtttagaagaagaaaatcccTTGCATGTTCCACCAGTCACAAATGTCCAAGCAGTCAGCCACAAGCACAGGAGCTCGACTTGAGTTGATGAGCTACCTATAGGTGATTTAATGATTTAACTCAAGCGAAGTCTTGGGAAGCAAGATACTAgaacaggggggaaaaaataaagaaaaaaggaaacaagtaGCAAAGCAACAAATTTTTGCCATCCCTTTTCACACCATTACAGATGCCAGTGGCCCGCACAGGCCACTAAAAGCTTTGGTCAtggcttgtgtttccttttaggACTTCCATCCTCCACCACGCTGCTTTGCTTTCACAGGCTACTCCTTAACAGCAGCTCTGACCTCAGAAAAGTTCATTCCTCCTCTGTCGCTCCCTGCCAAGAACTGCAACCAAAGCGCTCAGGGTGGAAAGCACGAGCTGCTGCGGAAGGTCAGCCCTCCCTGGCAGGTCGTCAGCCACTACTACAGCCTGACCCACCTCGTTCACCGCTTCAGCTGAGCTTCAGACTCCTGCTGGAGAAGACAGAAGTGTAAAGCGGCAGCtgctgaggggctggagcgAGTCCTGAAACCCTTGATGGGCACAGACTGATGTGGGGACACAGCAGGGAGATGAGCAGAGCTTCCATTGCAGCACAGGTGATTTCTCACCTGCCTCCAAGGACAAAGCAGCAGCGGTGAGAAGGGCGCTACTCACTGAGCCGTCACCACCCAACCACTGAGACCATCCGCCAAAGCTCACCAAAAAACTCGCCAGCTCGCCGTGCTGTCCCCGCCACAGATGTCACCGAGGCCTGTCCCTTCTTCAGTGCCCGGCATAAGCATCGCTCTTCAATTAGCGCCTATTTCCGCTACCACAATTAGCTCAGCAACAGCACAGAGCTCTCTGCTAGAAGAATCCCTACCGATATTGTTCTGGTTCTGCCACAAACGCgctcagcagcaaaacacaaCTCGGCTTCATATGGGAAGCGCTCCAAACTCTTGAAATAAGCCAACAGGAATTTAATTTAAGCACGGGCCAGTGAACACGTGCAAAAAATACATTCCACACGTGGCTGTATTCCCTGGTTACGCAGCGGTTTGTGCACATCCATTTCGGCAGggtgactttttttaaactaaatgagCAAACCATTTCCTCTTCAGGCCGAAGGATTTGGTCTCTCTGCACCCGTTACAACCACCCTTATTTGCTAAATATTCTACCCTGACTCATTCTGAGAGGGAAACACGAGACGACCCCATCACTCAGGAGAGGTGGAGACAGGCAGAGGTGAGATTTACACAAGAAAAGAATATTGAGAAATGAACTAATTTGTCCTAAGAGGTTTCCGCGACCTTCAGCTCACGCCGAGACCGGGGTGGGTGCGGGGCGGCGGAAGCGGGGTGCAGCCCGcgccccagctgccctgccctcGCCGACCCCCGCGGCACAGCTCTGACACGGGTGGGATACGCCGGGTGGGAAAGCGACAGCTCCCAGCCCCGAAGGGGGCGGCCCTGGGCACCGCCAGAGGCCCAGACCCACAGCGGGCCCTGCCTTACCGCTgtcccagctccccccaccGCGCACCGGGCTTCCGCCCTACGCCAGGCCCCGGCGCCTCCACCCGCGTGGGGCATCCGCCCCGGGTGACAGCCCCCCGCGGCCTCCCCACGCCCCCGGtacccccggcccggcccggccccggccccgccgctcgtCCTCACCGATGGCGATCGCGATACCGGCCGGCGTCTGCCGTgcctggccccgccccccggctcTTATTGGCTCGGTTGGCACCGCCCCCTCGGCCGGTGGGAGAACGGCGGCTCCCAGCGTGCCGGGCCGGCAGCCAATCCAGAGCGAGGCCCCTGACCCCTCCTCCTTGAGC contains the following coding sequences:
- the HIGD1A gene encoding HIG1 domain family member 1A, mitochondrial; translated protein: MSSGQESILSEYETDTSQTSKLLRKFKETPFVPIGMAGFAMVVGYGLYRLKHRGDMKMSLHLIHMRVAAQGFVVGALTCGVLYSMFQEYVVKPKE